Proteins co-encoded in one Bacillus infantis NRRL B-14911 genomic window:
- a CDS encoding KinB-signaling pathway activation protein — protein sequence MTSRNWVRLFLSTLLLGAIATGITGFIVRWEEYQPLFADFEVLEIISVLFWLAGVGLIFSILSQMGFFAYLTVHRFGLGIFRSLWNGVQVVLILFALFDLVYLRYSNFAENGESYGPYIALALIVLAAGLAAAFLKARQTNKGAFIPALFFMVVVTSVEWTPALRVNEESWVYLMLFPLLICNAYQLLILHKLNESSMKKREAIKAAK from the coding sequence ATGACCAGCCGTAATTGGGTAAGGTTGTTTTTGTCCACTCTGCTTTTGGGTGCAATTGCAACCGGTATCACAGGATTTATTGTCAGGTGGGAAGAATATCAGCCGTTATTTGCTGATTTTGAAGTTCTTGAAATCATCTCTGTATTATTTTGGCTAGCAGGAGTGGGCTTGATTTTCAGCATCTTGAGCCAAATGGGCTTTTTCGCATATTTAACCGTACACCGGTTTGGATTAGGTATTTTCAGGTCTTTATGGAATGGCGTACAGGTTGTCCTTATATTATTCGCCTTATTCGACCTTGTATACTTAAGATACAGCAACTTTGCTGAAAACGGGGAAAGCTATGGACCTTATATTGCCCTGGCGCTAATCGTATTGGCAGCGGGGCTGGCGGCAGCATTCCTAAAGGCAAGGCAGACAAACAAAGGGGCATTCATCCCTGCACTGTTCTTCATGGTGGTGGTAACCAGTGTGGAGTGGACACCTGCACTGAGGGTAAATGAAGAAAGCTGGGTATATCTCATGCTTTTCCCTCTGCTTATCTGCAATGCCTATCAGCTTTTGATCCTGCATAAGCTGAATGAAAGCTCAATGAAAAAGAGGGAAGCCATCAAGGCTGCAAAATGA
- the pdaB gene encoding polysaccharide deacetylase family sporulation protein PdaB, whose protein sequence is MNFFYVVNGKAIKQGLLIMIASFFTAWFLYMENIIHMPVFSANDGPKAIYKGEKDAALTFNIGWGDEKAEPILDVLKKQNVKAATFFLSGSWAERHPELVARIVKEGYEIGMLGYDYKDYTDLEESKIRQDLAKGQEAFKKLNVKDIKLVRAPTGHFDQKTLNVAEKMGYTVVHWSIDSKDWTNPGVERIAENAAKAGKGDIILLHASDSAKQTAKALPAIIGNYKDKGLKLVSVSEMMANASTKSNEIK, encoded by the coding sequence ATGAACTTTTTTTATGTGGTAAACGGAAAGGCCATTAAACAGGGGCTGCTTATCATGATTGCCTCCTTCTTTACTGCCTGGTTTTTGTATATGGAGAATATTATTCACATGCCAGTTTTCTCGGCAAATGATGGACCAAAGGCGATTTACAAAGGAGAGAAGGATGCTGCCCTGACATTTAACATAGGCTGGGGTGATGAAAAAGCCGAACCCATACTCGATGTTCTGAAGAAGCAAAACGTCAAGGCTGCAACTTTCTTCTTATCCGGTTCTTGGGCGGAGAGGCATCCGGAGCTGGTTGCACGCATTGTTAAAGAAGGGTATGAGATTGGAATGCTTGGCTATGATTATAAGGATTATACAGATCTGGAAGAAAGCAAAATCCGCCAGGACCTTGCCAAAGGGCAGGAAGCTTTCAAGAAGCTGAATGTAAAGGATATTAAGCTGGTAAGGGCGCCAACTGGCCATTTTGATCAAAAGACACTGAATGTGGCAGAAAAGATGGGCTATACGGTTGTACACTGGAGCATCGACTCAAAAGATTGGACTAATCCGGGCGTTGAGAGGATTGCAGAAAATGCTGCCAAGGCCGGGAAAGGAGATATCATTCTCCTGCATGCCTCCGATTCGGCCAAACAAACGGCCAAAGCTCTCCCTGCCATTATAGGCAATTATAAAGACAAAGGCCTAAAACTGGTTTCAGTATCTGAAATGATGGCAAACGCAAGCACGAAATCAAATGAGATAAAATAA